The following coding sequences lie in one Vibrio casei genomic window:
- the coaD gene encoding pantetheine-phosphate adenylyltransferase, whose product MTKLITPAIYPGTFDPITNGHFDLIKRSARLFDSIVVAVAESPSKKTMFTLDERVDMLKEVTKGIENVSVIGFSGLLVDFAKQQKTNILIRGLRTTVDYEYEFGLTSMYKKLMPELESVFLTPTEEFAFLSSTIVREVAIHGGNVDQFLHPYVVEKVKDRVKT is encoded by the coding sequence ATGACCAAGTTAATCACACCAGCTATTTATCCCGGTACTTTTGATCCTATTACCAATGGTCATTTTGATTTAATTAAACGCAGTGCTCGTTTATTTGACAGTATCGTTGTTGCGGTCGCTGAGAGCCCAAGTAAAAAAACCATGTTTACTTTAGATGAACGTGTCGACATGCTCAAAGAAGTCACCAAAGGTATCGAGAATGTTAGTGTGATTGGTTTTTCTGGTCTGTTGGTCGACTTTGCAAAACAGCAAAAGACTAATATTTTGATTCGTGGCTTACGCACCACCGTCGACTATGAATACGAATTTGGCTTAACGAGCATGTATAAAAAGCTGATGCCCGAATTGGAAAGTGTTTTTCTGACTCCAACCGAAGAGTTTGCCTTTTTATCATCGACCATTGTTCGGGAAGTCGCAATTCATGGCGGGAATGTGGATCAATTTTTACATCCGTACGTGGTAGAGAAGGTAAAGGATCGAGTTAAAACTTAG
- the lpxL gene encoding LpxL/LpxP family Kdo(2)-lipid IV(A) lauroyl/palmitoleoyl acyltransferase, translating into MTAENTEKKEESLVNFVPPRFSIRLLHPKYWLIWIGFSLTAILVNILPYRVLFWIGRSIGYLSMFVAKKRVKVAQRNLELCFPDISNIRRDFVVKENFKNTGFAIFETAIAWFWPNWRLRKHVGFHHVDRLTTFEKQGRGTLICGVHALNVELTARCCALFSPGYGVYRPHNNPAYNFIQHWGRTRSGNIMVDRKDVKGMLKVLRRGKKLFYLPDHDYGPKNAVFVPLFAVPDACTTTGTSVLVDASKCAVLPVSCFRTGFRYDFRIEQDISAGFPRRDPEGAAIHMNKTVEQLILRGGDQWMWLHKRFKTMPDGQEKGIRYKD; encoded by the coding sequence ATGACAGCAGAAAATACCGAAAAAAAAGAAGAGTCATTAGTTAATTTTGTCCCTCCTAGATTCTCAATACGCTTGTTACATCCTAAGTATTGGTTAATTTGGATAGGGTTTAGCTTAACGGCAATATTGGTCAATATTCTGCCTTATCGTGTTTTGTTTTGGATTGGTCGTAGCATTGGATATTTATCAATGTTCGTGGCTAAAAAGCGCGTAAAAGTCGCTCAACGTAACCTTGAATTATGTTTCCCTGATATCAGTAATATTCGACGTGACTTTGTTGTTAAGGAAAATTTCAAAAATACGGGTTTTGCCATTTTTGAAACTGCCATCGCATGGTTTTGGCCCAATTGGCGATTAAGAAAGCATGTGGGCTTCCATCATGTCGATCGTTTAACCACCTTTGAAAAACAAGGCCGAGGTACGCTCATTTGCGGTGTTCATGCCCTTAATGTCGAACTAACGGCTCGTTGTTGTGCATTATTTTCTCCAGGTTATGGTGTATATCGCCCACATAACAATCCAGCTTATAATTTCATTCAGCATTGGGGACGCACCCGTAGTGGCAATATTATGGTGGATAGAAAAGACGTTAAAGGCATGCTGAAAGTATTACGTCGAGGTAAGAAATTGTTCTATTTGCCTGATCACGATTATGGCCCCAAAAATGCCGTCTTTGTTCCTTTATTTGCCGTTCCCGATGCTTGTACGACTACAGGCACGAGTGTTTTAGTCGATGCCAGTAAATGCGCCGTATTACCGGTATCATGCTTTCGTACTGGCTTTCGTTACGATTTCCGTATTGAGCAAGACATTAGCGCAGGCTTCCCTCGCCGAGATCCTGAAGGCGCAGCTATTCATATGAATAAAACGGTTGAGCAACTGATCTTACGAGGCGGAGATCAATGGATGTGGCTGCATAAACGATTTAAAACCATGCCAGATGGTCAAGAAAAAGGCATTCGATATAAAGATTAA
- the rpmG gene encoding 50S ribosomal protein L33, with amino-acid sequence MAKGIREKIRLVSSAGTGHFYTTDKNKRNMPGKFEIKKFDPVVRQHVMYKEAKIK; translated from the coding sequence ATGGCTAAAGGCATTCGTGAGAAAATCCGTCTAGTATCATCTGCTGGAACTGGTCACTTCTACACAACTGATAAGAACAAACGTAACATGCCAGGTAAATTTGAGATCAAGAAATTTGATCCAGTAGTTCGCCAGCACGTTATGTACAAAGAAGCTAAAATCAAGTAA
- a CDS encoding uracil-xanthine permease family protein, which produces MTAPHTSRPMELVYQLNDRPPLPQTVFAALQHLLAMFVAVITPSLIICQSLGVPAEQTNTIISMSLFASGICSFIQIRTIGPIGSGLLSIQGTSFNFLGPIIGAGLSLKAGGASIETMMAAIFGTILVASSAEIFLSRILQYAQKIITPLVSGIVVTLIGLTLIQIGLVSIGGGYGAMENNTFGSLDNLALAGVVLGLIVILNRAKNPYLRVASIVIAMFVGCIVAYFMGMLDLSQTTQTKVIALPIPMQFGLGFDWSLFIPLVLIFLITALEAIGDITATSEVSGEPVDGPIYLKRIKGGVLADGLNSAIAALFNSFPNSTFSQNNGIIMLTGVASRYVGYFISGMLIILGLFPGVASFVQLIPEPVLGGATIVMFGTIAAAGVRIISRVDLDRRAILIMALSFSMGLGIAQKPEILQFMPEFIKSIFSSGVAAGGITAILLSMILPASKED; this is translated from the coding sequence ATGACTGCCCCGCATACTTCACGACCTATGGAACTGGTTTATCAATTAAATGATCGTCCCCCCTTGCCTCAAACCGTTTTTGCCGCTCTACAACACTTACTTGCAATGTTTGTCGCGGTCATCACCCCTTCCCTTATTATTTGCCAATCTTTAGGGGTTCCTGCCGAGCAAACCAATACCATCATCAGTATGTCTTTGTTTGCTTCTGGTATTTGTTCCTTTATTCAAATCCGCACTATTGGCCCGATTGGGTCCGGTTTACTTTCCATTCAAGGCACTAGCTTTAACTTTCTAGGACCGATCATTGGTGCAGGATTATCATTAAAAGCTGGCGGCGCTTCGATTGAAACCATGATGGCGGCGATTTTCGGCACTATCTTGGTCGCCTCTAGTGCAGAAATTTTCTTATCTCGCATTTTGCAGTACGCACAAAAAATCATTACCCCACTGGTGTCGGGCATCGTGGTAACATTAATTGGTTTAACACTAATCCAAATTGGCTTGGTCTCAATTGGTGGTGGCTATGGCGCAATGGAAAACAACACCTTCGGCAGTTTAGATAACCTAGCACTTGCCGGTGTAGTGTTAGGTCTAATCGTGATTTTAAACCGAGCGAAAAACCCGTATTTACGCGTAGCATCTATTGTGATTGCGATGTTTGTCGGCTGTATTGTGGCTTATTTCATGGGCATGTTGGATCTTAGCCAAACCACACAAACAAAGGTGATTGCTTTGCCGATTCCAATGCAATTCGGTCTAGGCTTTGATTGGTCGCTATTTATTCCTTTAGTGCTGATTTTCCTTATCACCGCACTAGAAGCGATTGGCGATATCACTGCAACTTCAGAGGTTTCCGGTGAGCCAGTTGATGGCCCTATTTATCTAAAACGTATCAAAGGTGGCGTATTGGCCGACGGTTTAAACTCTGCCATTGCCGCGCTCTTCAACAGCTTTCCTAACTCAACCTTTAGCCAAAACAACGGCATCATTATGCTAACCGGTGTGGCGAGTCGTTATGTTGGTTACTTTATTTCTGGCATGCTGATCATTCTGGGATTATTTCCGGGCGTAGCAAGTTTTGTGCAGTTAATTCCAGAACCCGTACTTGGCGGCGCGACCATAGTAATGTTCGGTACCATTGCCGCGGCTGGGGTACGTATCATTTCTCGTGTTGATTTAGATCGCCGCGCGATTTTAATCATGGCGCTGTCATTCTCGATGGGACTAGGCATTGCGCAAAAACCAGAGATTCTGCAATTTATGCCGGAGTTTATTAAGAGTATTTTCTCATCGGGTGTGGCTGCAGGCGGTATTACCGCGATATTGCTGAGTATGATATTACCGGCGAGCAAAGAAGATTAA
- the recG gene encoding ATP-dependent DNA helicase RecG, whose translation MQPQILSAVPLTSLSGVGAKVAEKLAKVGLHSIQDLLFHLPLRYEDRTRIYPMAKLHAGLFVAIQGRVMSCDTHFGRKKMLTVKVSDGNGTLTLRFFNFNAGMKNSFAEGRPLYAYGEIKRGNMGLEIMHPDYHFLNDGNAPTLEQSLTPIYPTTDGLRQNTLKSLTDQALELLDSSAVTELLPSGLYDHQITLNQALHTIHRPSPDIDMQQFELGKHPAQRRLIIEELLAQNLSMLDVRSKGQQDIALPLTCSSQLKQQLLATLPFTPTNAQARIVGEIEKDLQQPHPMMRLVQGDVGSGKTLVAVLAATHALEQGYQVALMAPTELLAEQHAINFAQWLEPLGISVGWLAGKLTGKAKQTQLERIASGEAKMIVGTHALFQQHVEFNHLALVIIDEQHRFGVHQRLELREKGKKQGSYPHQLIMTATPIPRTLAMTAYADLETSVIDELPPGRTPIQTVAIADTRRNDIIERVRVACAQEGKQAYWVCTLIDESEVLEAQAAADTAEELQRQLPELNIGLVHGRMKSTEKQQVMQKFKSGELHLLVATTVIEVGVDVPNASLMIIENPERLGLAQLHQLRGRVGRGSVASSCVLLYHAPLSKTAQKRLGVLRESNDGFVIAQKDLEIRGPGEVLGTKQTGVADFKIADLLRDQYLIPEVQRIARHIHQQYPSNAKAIVERWLGERSEYVKA comes from the coding sequence ATGCAACCACAAATCCTTTCCGCGGTACCATTAACCTCCCTTTCTGGTGTTGGGGCGAAGGTGGCTGAAAAATTAGCCAAAGTTGGGCTTCATTCTATTCAAGATCTTCTGTTTCATTTACCGCTTCGTTATGAAGACCGTACTCGCATCTATCCTATGGCTAAACTACATGCTGGATTATTTGTCGCGATTCAAGGTCGAGTGATGAGTTGCGATACCCATTTTGGCCGCAAAAAAATGCTGACTGTCAAAGTTAGCGATGGCAATGGCACTCTGACACTGCGTTTTTTCAACTTCAATGCAGGTATGAAAAACAGCTTTGCCGAAGGTCGTCCGCTCTACGCTTATGGTGAAATTAAACGCGGTAATATGGGGCTTGAGATCATGCACCCTGACTATCATTTTTTAAATGACGGTAATGCGCCAACATTAGAGCAAAGCTTAACCCCAATTTACCCAACCACTGATGGCTTACGTCAAAACACCCTTAAGAGTTTGACCGACCAAGCGCTTGAATTATTAGATAGTTCTGCGGTGACTGAATTACTGCCTAGTGGTTTATACGATCATCAAATTACCTTAAACCAAGCATTGCATACCATTCATCGCCCTTCTCCTGACATTGATATGCAGCAATTTGAATTAGGTAAACATCCTGCGCAACGTCGCTTAATCATTGAAGAATTACTCGCACAAAACCTTTCCATGTTAGATGTACGTAGTAAAGGACAGCAAGATATTGCCCTACCACTCACTTGTAGCAGCCAACTCAAACAGCAATTACTCGCCACTCTGCCTTTTACTCCAACCAATGCTCAGGCTCGTATCGTTGGGGAAATTGAAAAAGACTTACAACAACCACACCCAATGATGCGATTAGTGCAAGGCGATGTAGGCTCAGGTAAAACGCTAGTTGCAGTGTTAGCAGCTACTCACGCATTGGAGCAAGGTTATCAAGTTGCATTAATGGCTCCGACCGAATTATTAGCCGAACAACATGCGATTAATTTTGCCCAATGGTTAGAGCCATTGGGTATTTCAGTTGGTTGGTTGGCTGGAAAACTTACCGGTAAAGCAAAACAAACTCAGCTAGAACGTATTGCATCTGGTGAAGCTAAGATGATAGTGGGTACTCACGCACTCTTTCAGCAGCATGTCGAATTTAATCATCTCGCGTTAGTGATCATTGATGAACAACACCGCTTTGGCGTCCACCAACGTTTAGAATTGCGCGAAAAAGGCAAAAAACAAGGCAGTTATCCTCATCAGTTGATCATGACGGCCACGCCAATCCCCCGTACATTGGCGATGACTGCCTATGCCGATCTAGAAACCTCAGTCATTGATGAACTGCCGCCGGGCAGAACCCCGATTCAAACCGTTGCCATTGCTGATACTCGCCGAAATGACATTATCGAACGCGTTCGTGTTGCCTGTGCCCAAGAAGGTAAACAAGCCTATTGGGTATGTACCTTAATTGATGAATCGGAAGTATTAGAAGCTCAAGCGGCGGCTGATACTGCGGAAGAATTACAACGCCAACTCCCTGAACTCAACATTGGTTTGGTGCATGGCCGCATGAAGTCCACCGAAAAGCAGCAAGTGATGCAGAAATTTAAATCCGGTGAGTTGCATTTATTAGTCGCCACCACCGTGATTGAAGTGGGTGTCGATGTGCCTAACGCCAGCTTGATGATCATCGAAAACCCTGAACGGTTAGGTTTAGCTCAACTTCACCAGCTACGTGGCCGAGTGGGGCGAGGTTCCGTGGCTAGTTCTTGTGTGCTGCTTTATCACGCGCCACTGTCTAAAACCGCGCAAAAACGTCTTGGGGTACTACGTGAAAGCAACGATGGTTTTGTGATAGCCCAGAAAGATCTCGAAATCCGCGGCCCCGGTGAAGTACTCGGCACCAAGCAAACTGGCGTAGCAGATTTTAAAATCGCCGACTTACTACGTGACCAATATTTAATTCCTGAAGTACAACGCATTGCGCGTCACATCCACCAGCAATATCCAAGCAATGCTAAAGCGATCGTTGAGCGTTGGTTGGGTGAACGTAGTGAGTATGTGAAGGCATAA
- the coaBC gene encoding bifunctional phosphopantothenoylcysteine decarboxylase/phosphopantothenate--cysteine ligase CoaBC yields the protein MEQSLIPQSLSGKKILLGISGGIAAYKCADLTRRLIERGAQVQVVMTPAAKEFITPLTMQAVSGRPVSDSLLDPAAEASMGHIELAKWADLILLAPATSDLIARLRAGMGNDLLTTLILASNAPIAVAPAMNQQMYANVATQENISALTQRGMMIWGPAAGQQACGDVGYGRMLEPMELVAHCEAFFGPKPLQNIKLAITAGPTREAIDPVRYISNHSSGKMGFAIAEAAANMGADVTLISGPVALATPANVTRIDVESAEQMYKAAMEHAVINDIFISCAAVADYRPSQIADQKIKKTDDSDQMQIVMVKNPDIVASVAALKDKRPFTVGFAAETQDVKKYALGKLAKKNLDMICANDVSVEGLGFNSNDNALHLYWKNGEQALETACKQHLAKQLLDIVAEQYQQYSK from the coding sequence ATTGAACAAAGCTTAATTCCACAAAGCTTGTCTGGTAAAAAAATCCTATTAGGGATCAGTGGCGGCATTGCGGCTTATAAATGTGCAGACTTAACTCGTCGTTTAATTGAACGTGGCGCTCAAGTACAAGTTGTCATGACACCTGCGGCAAAAGAATTTATTACCCCGCTGACCATGCAAGCGGTGTCTGGCAGACCGGTATCGGATAGCTTGCTCGATCCAGCTGCAGAAGCGTCAATGGGCCATATTGAACTCGCCAAATGGGCCGATCTCATATTATTAGCTCCTGCAACTTCTGATTTAATCGCTCGACTCCGTGCGGGAATGGGAAATGATTTATTAACGACCCTAATTCTAGCCTCTAACGCTCCGATAGCGGTTGCTCCGGCGATGAATCAGCAAATGTATGCCAATGTTGCAACACAAGAGAATATCTCAGCCTTAACTCAGCGTGGCATGATGATTTGGGGACCGGCAGCAGGACAACAAGCTTGTGGTGATGTTGGTTATGGTCGAATGCTGGAACCAATGGAACTTGTCGCCCATTGTGAAGCCTTCTTTGGTCCTAAGCCGTTGCAAAATATTAAGCTCGCGATTACCGCAGGCCCGACTCGCGAAGCCATCGACCCGGTTCGTTATATTTCCAATCATAGTTCTGGCAAAATGGGCTTTGCGATTGCAGAAGCCGCCGCCAATATGGGCGCAGACGTCACATTAATCAGTGGCCCTGTTGCATTAGCGACACCAGCTAACGTCACACGTATTGATGTTGAAAGCGCAGAGCAAATGTACAAGGCTGCGATGGAACATGCGGTAATCAATGACATTTTCATCAGTTGTGCTGCAGTGGCCGATTATCGCCCAAGTCAGATAGCAGATCAAAAAATAAAAAAGACTGATGACAGCGACCAAATGCAAATTGTTATGGTAAAAAACCCCGATATTGTTGCTTCTGTCGCCGCATTAAAAGACAAGCGTCCCTTCACGGTAGGTTTTGCAGCAGAAACCCAAGATGTTAAGAAATACGCTCTCGGTAAACTCGCCAAGAAAAACTTGGACATGATTTGTGCTAACGATGTGTCCGTAGAGGGTTTAGGTTTTAATAGTAATGATAATGCCTTACACCTGTATTGGAAAAATGGCGAACAAGCCTTGGAAACCGCGTGTAAGCAGCATTTAGCGAAACAGTTATTAGACATTGTGGCAGAACAATATCAACAATATTCGAAATAA
- the slmA gene encoding nucleoid occlusion factor SlmA, with product MAGPKKTNRREEILQALAQMLESTDGASRITTAKLAKQVGVSEAALYRHFPSKARMFEGLIEFIEDALLSRINRILAEEKDTLNRIRLVLQLLLAFAERNPGLSRIMSGHALMFENERLRSRINQLFDRIEAQLRQILRERQIREGQSFAVDESILAAQLLGQVEGSLNRFVRSDFKYQPTENFDQYWALLKAQIE from the coding sequence ATGGCCGGGCCAAAGAAAACCAACCGTCGTGAAGAAATCCTTCAGGCATTGGCACAAATGTTAGAGTCAACAGATGGTGCCTCTCGTATTACGACTGCAAAATTAGCAAAACAAGTTGGCGTTTCAGAAGCCGCGCTGTATCGCCACTTCCCAAGTAAAGCTCGCATGTTTGAAGGCTTAATTGAATTTATTGAAGACGCTTTATTATCACGCATCAATCGGATTCTAGCCGAAGAAAAAGACACCTTGAACCGTATTCGTTTAGTCCTACAATTGTTATTAGCCTTTGCTGAACGTAATCCTGGTTTATCTCGTATTATGTCTGGTCATGCTTTAATGTTTGAAAATGAGCGTCTTCGCAGCCGTATCAATCAACTCTTTGATCGCATTGAAGCACAGTTGCGTCAAATACTTCGTGAGAGACAAATACGAGAAGGCCAGAGTTTCGCTGTGGATGAGTCCATCCTAGCCGCGCAATTATTGGGACAGGTAGAAGGCAGTTTAAATCGGTTTGTACGTTCCGACTTCAAGTATCAACCAACCGAAAACTTTGACCAATATTGGGCGTTATTGAAAGCACAAATAGAGTAA
- a CDS encoding glycosyltransferase family 4 protein: MKICHVNLACGCNDSDRQILQLIKQQLREGYDLIVVMNPKSELIQEVRKLGCKVVLAKHFTKAHSKKITQDCTAIHAHEKRAIYWALIQHLLYGVPYLITHRVDDLLSNKWLLSLAYNKAVALVGLNREMVLKIEEIYHHSKVYRIPSSPINYPIDQNKVDQIWNQFRGKFIVIHSAEMMKHKGFDDTVSAAKLLGVSNPRVQFLLLGDGPEREALEHKARGLTNVSFMGKQRDIGTWFASADLLIHPAYSEDTGTVILEAIRAGLPIIGSDTGAIPDIIDHEISGLLSEPGNTKQLAKQINQLENDRSLRRKIQMGGKEKLKQFDIVYTSSLYKEIYTQISQTSLN, from the coding sequence ATGAAAATATGCCATGTTAATCTGGCTTGTGGCTGCAACGATAGTGACCGCCAAATTCTGCAACTCATCAAACAACAGCTGCGTGAAGGTTATGATCTCATTGTCGTGATGAACCCTAAAAGTGAACTCATACAAGAAGTTCGTAAATTGGGTTGTAAAGTCGTGTTAGCAAAACACTTCACCAAGGCTCACAGTAAAAAAATCACACAAGATTGCACGGCGATTCATGCCCATGAAAAACGAGCAATTTATTGGGCACTAATTCAACACCTATTATATGGCGTGCCTTATTTGATCACTCACCGTGTAGATGATTTATTAAGCAATAAATGGTTATTAAGCCTTGCCTACAATAAAGCAGTAGCATTGGTGGGGTTAAACCGGGAAATGGTTTTAAAAATTGAAGAGATTTATCACCATTCTAAAGTCTACAGAATACCAAGCTCACCCATAAATTATCCCATTGACCAAAATAAAGTGGATCAAATCTGGAATCAATTTCGCGGTAAGTTCATTGTTATCCATTCCGCCGAAATGATGAAACACAAAGGCTTTGATGACACAGTTTCCGCTGCAAAATTGCTCGGTGTCAGTAACCCTAGAGTTCAATTTTTACTGCTGGGTGATGGTCCAGAAAGAGAAGCATTAGAGCATAAAGCGCGTGGTCTCACCAACGTAAGCTTTATGGGAAAACAAAGAGATATCGGGACTTGGTTTGCCTCTGCTGACTTGTTGATTCATCCTGCTTATTCTGAAGATACAGGTACTGTCATTCTAGAGGCCATACGTGCAGGTTTACCGATAATTGGCTCTGATACTGGTGCAATTCCTGACATTATTGACCATGAAATTTCCGGCCTACTCAGCGAACCGGGAAACACAAAGCAACTCGCTAAGCAGATTAATCAATTAGAAAATGACCGTTCATTACGACGTAAGATCCAAATGGGGGGCAAAGAAAAACTCAAACAGTTTGATATTGTGTACACTTCATCCTTATATAAAGAAATTTATACTCAGATTTCTCAAACGTCACTTAACTAA
- the mutM gene encoding bifunctional DNA-formamidopyrimidine glycosylase/DNA-(apurinic or apyrimidinic site) lyase: MPELPEVEVSRMGITPHLLNQTIQKIDVRQPKLRWPIPEEILSLQGQVIRQIRRRAKYLLIETDMGTAIIHLGMSGNLRILDQFIEPNKHDHVDLTLTNGKVLRYHDPRRFGAWLWCETGTEHDVMSHLGPEPLTDGFNAQYLFEKAQSRKIVTKQFIMDNKVVVGVGNIYASESLFGSKVHPKTLANQLTLKQITVLVDEIKKVLARAITQGGTTLKDFNQADGKPGYFAQELQVYGKAGKPCPICSELIQEEKIGQRNSFYCEGCQIKDGAK; encoded by the coding sequence ATGCCTGAATTACCAGAAGTTGAAGTGAGCAGAATGGGGATAACCCCACACCTTCTTAATCAAACCATTCAAAAAATTGATGTTCGTCAGCCTAAATTACGCTGGCCGATACCAGAAGAAATCTTGAGCTTACAAGGTCAGGTGATTCGTCAAATCCGTCGCAGAGCGAAATATCTGTTGATTGAAACCGACATGGGTACCGCCATTATTCATTTAGGTATGTCGGGTAACTTACGGATACTAGATCAATTTATTGAACCCAATAAGCATGATCATGTGGATCTTACATTAACTAATGGCAAAGTGTTGCGTTATCACGATCCGAGACGTTTCGGAGCTTGGTTATGGTGTGAAACAGGTACTGAGCATGATGTTATGAGTCATTTAGGGCCCGAGCCTTTAACTGATGGCTTTAATGCTCAATATTTATTTGAAAAAGCCCAGAGTAGAAAAATCGTTACTAAGCAATTCATTATGGATAACAAAGTGGTTGTGGGAGTGGGGAATATTTATGCGAGTGAGTCTTTATTTGGTTCGAAAGTGCATCCGAAAACACTTGCCAATCAGTTGACACTGAAACAAATTACGGTATTGGTTGATGAAATAAAGAAAGTGTTGGCTCGAGCAATCACTCAAGGTGGTACAACGTTAAAAGACTTTAATCAGGCAGATGGCAAACCGGGTTATTTTGCTCAAGAGCTTCAAGTCTATGGTAAAGCAGGAAAACCTTGTCCTATTTGTTCTGAGCTGATTCAAGAAGAAAAGATTGGGCAGCGGAACAGTTTTTATTGTGAAGGCTGTCAAATCAAAGATGGCGCTAAGTGA
- the dut gene encoding dUTP diphosphatase: MTKKIDLKVLDPRIGKQFPLPAYATEGSAGLDLRACLDQSLTVEPGQTHLVPTGLAIHIGDPSLAATILPRSGLGHKHGIVLGNLVGLIDSDYQGQLMISVWNRGQDTFTIEPGDRIAQLVFVPIIQAEFNLVDDFDNTDRGEGGFGHSGKK; encoded by the coding sequence ATGACCAAGAAAATAGACTTAAAAGTTTTAGATCCTCGTATTGGTAAACAGTTCCCATTACCCGCTTATGCGACCGAAGGGTCTGCAGGTTTAGATTTACGTGCTTGTTTGGATCAATCCTTAACCGTTGAGCCAGGGCAAACGCACCTCGTACCAACTGGTCTCGCCATCCATATTGGTGATCCTAGTTTAGCCGCAACAATTTTACCTCGATCGGGGTTGGGTCATAAACATGGCATTGTTCTTGGTAACCTCGTTGGATTAATCGATTCAGATTATCAAGGTCAATTAATGATTTCCGTCTGGAATCGTGGCCAAGATACTTTTACTATTGAACCGGGCGATCGCATCGCTCAATTGGTTTTCGTGCCAATCATTCAAGCTGAATTTAACCTTGTTGACGATTTTGATAACACCGATCGCGGTGAAGGTGGGTTTGGACACTCAGGGAAGAAGTAA
- the rpmB gene encoding 50S ribosomal protein L28: MSRVCQVTGKRPVTGNNRSHARNATKRRFLPNLQTHRFWVESEKRFVKLRLTAKGMRIIDKKGIDAVLVDIRARGENV; the protein is encoded by the coding sequence ATGTCCCGAGTATGCCAAGTAACTGGTAAGCGTCCTGTAACGGGTAACAACCGTTCACACGCACGAAATGCTACCAAGCGTCGTTTTCTGCCGAACCTACAAACTCACCGTTTCTGGGTAGAAAGCGAAAAACGCTTTGTTAAACTACGTCTAACTGCTAAGGGTATGCGTATTATTGATAAGAAAGGCATTGATGCTGTTCTTGTTGATATCCGTGCTCGTGGCGAGAACGTATAA
- the radC gene encoding RadC family protein, translating to MSLKLLPEESRPREKLLARGAPSLSDAELLAIFLRTGLQGMNAIELADFLLKEFGSLRALLASTQEEFCQHKGLGPAKFAQLQAVVEMTKRYLAETIKRGDALTSPEQTKHYLSSVLRDRHREAFYVLFLDNQHRVISDEVMFEGTIDSASVYPREVVKRSMHHNAAALILAHNHPSGIAEPSDADRRITRRLVDALALVDIRILDHFVVGDGEVVSFAERGWM from the coding sequence ATGTCTTTAAAATTACTTCCAGAGGAATCTCGTCCAAGAGAAAAGTTACTCGCCCGTGGCGCACCATCATTGTCGGACGCTGAATTATTGGCTATTTTCTTGCGAACAGGACTGCAAGGAATGAACGCAATTGAATTGGCGGATTTTTTATTAAAAGAATTTGGGTCGCTTCGAGCTTTACTTGCTTCAACACAAGAAGAATTTTGCCAACATAAAGGATTAGGGCCGGCAAAGTTTGCTCAATTACAAGCGGTTGTTGAAATGACGAAGCGTTATTTGGCAGAGACAATTAAAAGAGGTGATGCTCTTACCAGCCCAGAACAAACTAAACATTATTTAAGTAGTGTATTACGTGATAGGCATAGAGAAGCTTTTTACGTGTTGTTTTTAGATAATCAACATCGTGTCATCAGTGATGAAGTTATGTTTGAAGGTACGATTGATTCGGCATCGGTTTATCCACGAGAAGTCGTCAAGCGTTCGATGCATCATAATGCTGCTGCTTTAATTCTTGCACACAATCATCCATCAGGCATTGCAGAGCCTAGTGATGCCGACAGAAGAATAACTCGACGATTAGTTGATGCATTAGCATTGGTCGACATTCGGATCCTTGATCATTTTGTTGTAGGAGATGGTGAGGTAGTATCGTTTGCTGAGAGAGGATGGATGTAG